Genomic window (Arctopsyche grandis isolate Sample6627 chromosome 5, ASM5162203v2, whole genome shotgun sequence):
ACGAAGTCAGTTCTATtaaatgtgatatatgtacatatgtatatatagtttaCGTTGTGTATgttgttaatttaaatttttatttttcagtgcTACCCATTGAGGACGAGCGTTTTGGGTATGTTGTGTGAAATTATATGCTGTGAACTCAAAGGAGAAGGTTTATCGGATGAAAAGCGAATTATGAGAGATGAGTTTCTTGACGATTTGACAGAACATCTGCACGATCTATCAGCTTTCGTCAGGGCGaaggttaattttatatatgcattatattaaatatgtgcTTCAATTGTTTCGTAATAGCTTTTTAATATTAGGTTCTACAATATTGGATACGACTGCAACGTGAGGGATGCGTCCCGATAACGAGACAACAATCAGTTTTGGCCAGAGCGGTCGGACGACTGCAAGATCGTGCTACTCTTGTTAGAAAGAGTGCCGTGCAGCTTGTtaaagtatattaaaattatcgatacatatataatttattcatatgtattctttatattgatgtatatgtgctacctttttcctacctatacccattctactgttcccgatattttaaaaatcctatcttttaacaatcaGGCGACGACGTACTGATGatacattcttctttaagctcataaatggtttccttgattgttcttttttactgaataaggttgatttcaggatcccagttaggtattctagacacgttgcactcttttcatttaatcctttcaatactaattcccaaaaatattcttatctgcagcgtgtttatcgtatgtttaacggggagctgaatgaggttgatctgttcggtatttccttacatcaattcaggactaacatcaagagaatcttaaCCGATTGAtctatttcttcttctattctattttataacctttttccaatattttaatacttaagtttagttatgcaatgtgctatttagtcatgttatagctttcattattttccttttcatttgtttatctttgtaaatttccatttcttctattctatattataacctttttccaatatttgaacactttagtttagttatgcaatgtgctattttgtcatgttatagcttttattcttttctttttcatttgtttatctttttcatttaattatctttgtaaaaatctgtaattggactcggatgttatatatatatatatatatatatatcatatatttactctttgtttttatgcatgtctacatcttgttgtctgttgatttttcaataaataaaataaaataaaacgtgtaATAATTTCGTTCGTTTTATAGGTGTTTTTGGAACACAATCCATATTCGGCCGAATTGCAATTGGGTCACCTCGAAAAACAGTTAGAAACCGAGAAAAAGAATCTCGAGGCAATTCAGCAAAAACTGAACTTAGAACCAGATCACGAGCTAGTTAAAAAGTGGGACGAAATTATGGACGATGTGAAGACAGTTATTGAAACAAAAATCAACGAACCGACTCAAGACGATCCTCCGTTGTCTCAAGGAAGCTTGAACGATTCGTACGCTCTCGTTAGGAACTATATATCGGAGGGAAAGTATTACGAGGCGTTCGTCGTTGTGCGTCACACGGAAATACAATATCCACAGGCTAAATTGCTAAGGTGTGAATTGGATAAGAGCGATCAGGTAATGTGTGCGTTAAATTCGTTAAACGAAAAAGCATTCTTTTGACGGGGTTCATTTAATGTGtgtccattttatttattttaggttgCCTACATATTAGCGTTACTGAAAAACGTGTTCATAACAGATGTAACCAAATTGCAAGATCCAAACAATGAGGAAAATattgacttaattcaaaagttcGAAGAGAAAGAGAATGTCGTGGCATTTTTAGAAGACTCCGTATCGTTCAGCAAATTGATACAACAAGCGATTCCGTTGGTGTATTCGTTGCTCATGTCCAAACAGTCGACCGATGTGAACGAAGCTATCGATTTCTTTACAACTGCTCATAGTTTCAATATAGAAACGGCGAAGCTCGGAATCATGGGAATGTTGCAGCTCGTTTGGTCTCCTGATCAGGTAATATATATGTTTCAGATATAGTACACAGTATCTAAATAATGCTAGATTTACCATTTGAGTGTTTAATTCTTCACATTTCACAATATTGCTATGGTTTATAGattatacgttttttttttttttaggaaaaACGTAAAGCCGTCGAAGATGCATATCGGCAAATGTATCTACAGATTGAAGGCAACTCGGAAAGAACACAAGCGGCAGCTACTGCAAAAGCCCTTGTTAAATTAGTGTTATCTATCAATCGAGGTCAAGCTGCTGCTTTGCAAGTGCTTTTAACTCGTTGGTTAGACTCGGGACATTTGAGCAATACAGTTGTACTAGTATGCACACTTGATTTCATTCTGTGAATAATTTCTCgccatttcaaatatatatgtacatgtttaaatCAACTCTAGATATTCTGGGAAATGTTCACCATGAAGCATAGCGAGACGACCGACGACGACAGCTATGCAGCGTTGAGCATCCTTGCAATGGTGGCGAAATCTAAACCGTCCGTAGCCACGGCAAACATCGAAGTCATTCAAAACGTCGGCCTCTCCGGCAGCTACCGAAAGAAAGTGCTTTCGTTGCAGCTGTTGATATGCATAAGCCAAACCAAGCAGCGCTATCCAATGACGAGCCCGCTATTTGAATTCTTGTCAGGTTGCATCGTCGATACTTTCTTCAAGGCTGAAAAGTTCGCATCGTTCGGCACCAATGTCGTCAATGCTATTTATGCGCTCTGCAATACTCCCGATTTGATGTGTATTCAACTACTATCAACGATTACTGAAAGAATAAACGGCCATGTAAAGAAAGGAGGCGATGATGCCATGTCGTCGTATCCGATCCAGTACATCAGCAGGCTTTTGATTATGCTCGGACATATTGCTATGCAGCAGTTGATATATTTGGATGTAACTGTTTACGGTGAATTGCGTAGACGGAATGAGGTGTGTTTCAAATTACACCGATTAACAACAAAAAGATTATCAGAGTGGAGACTActtaatctttactaaattagACTCACTATATTTCGAATATGGCAATAATTTTGCTGGGTTCCTCTCTTTTAAGCTATATAAacgtataaaaaaacatttcatattgtaattttaaatcatcTACCACTCGAATTAGTATGTtcagataaaacaaaaaattaagcatattttttacttttaaaattcgctggataattaattataagtatttcaaaacaataaaatatcacaatcaatagaaaaacatctgacaatagatttcaatactcacttttggcacagcaatactatagTAGCAATATAAAAGAttgcaaaaatctgtaaaaattgtacatttttttaaacgttccTATCGCTTAAAAAAGAGCAAGTCagcaaaaattattgtcatattcgaattcagtgggtccaACTTAGTAAAAATTGAATAGTCTCTGCTCCGTTGAGAAaataaacgtgatttttttgtttctcagtGTTATCGTAGTATGTTTAAGTAGTGCCTtggttgaaaattttatttaatttgtatatgtagatacgtgATCAACGGAAAGCTGACGGTGCAAAGACCAAATCGAACCTCTTGGGTAAAAAGAGTAGAAAGACGGACGTTTCGTTCAATTCAAGCTCTGCGAGTGCAGCTGGTCGTTTGCTGCGTTTACAAAATCAATCGACTGCTGGTAATGCTGAAGATGGAGAAGAGATAGAAGAAGCTGGTCTAGAAGGAGCGGTTGCCGATGATGCAGACGCTGAACTCGTCCGATCGGTCTGTGATCGAGAAGTCGTATGTGCAGGTCTACTCGGTCGTGCCTCTTCCATCATTCACAATCTATTACAAGGACCGTTTTTACTTCACAATCCAGAGGTGCGAGCTGCTGCTTGCCTTGCTCTCGGAAGGTTTGCAATTTGCTAGATCTtatgttttttaattcatagaatTGTGCACGTATACacgtttatgtaatttttttgtagatttatGTTGGTATCGTCGACGTTCTGTGAAGAAAATATGCAATTGCTCATGTCTCTGTTGAAGAATGAGTCTTCAAGTACAATCCGGTCTAATATAGTTATAACGTTAGCCGATTTGACGTTGAGGTTTCCGAATGTCGTACAGCCTTGGACGCATCATATATATGAAAGGTAAGGATTGAAAGAGTTGCTCTGTCTGATCCtttaaaaattgtcttttgaaaTTCTTTTGTATGTGTGATTCCAGATTGAATGATCCTTGCGTAGAGGTGCGCCAATGCACTGTGAAAATGTTATCGTATCTTATTTTGCAAGAGATGGTACGCGCTCGTGGTCAAGTTGCCGGATTAGCGAAGTGTTGTGTCGACAGCGATCCCAACACTAGAACCATGGCCCGTCTTTTCTTCAAGCAGTTATCCCAAAAGGG
Coding sequences:
- the Cap-D2 gene encoding CAP-D2 condensin subunit; its protein translation is MSWFDSCVSLRPAELAEQHSDRLKIFAPNLIPSQLQDAGRAYNSNGLDFISDYFDTYLSLIINGNQLEWNNINKGFECIERACQSLCVQLEEFFQDKDLGSEERIRFLDCLKMVLYLFIELIKVKDTKLATQMAATLTIGKRKKQTSSENGQSGDSEWRESERRGALDILYNLLQLPLQRLWDPPLADDAFIDMMAQPCYRIMEDPIIKNKPTRETVFQILGILCKKYNHGLSCTIKLVQMVQLYEHAVSPICAGICQLVNSWSLSGLVARLVRELGEALGGNDGSADEGTATGPGDAAPAQRNCAHFLSELTQLMPAQMIPAAQAMRSYLENDECYPLRTSVLGMLCEIICCELKGEGLSDEKRIMRDEFLDDLTEHLHDLSAFVRAKVLQYWIRLQREGCVPITRQQSVLARAVGRLQDRATLVRKSAVQLVKVFLEHNPYSAELQLGHLEKQLETEKKNLEAIQQKLNLEPDHELVKKWDEIMDDVKTVIETKINEPTQDDPPLSQGSLNDSYALVRNYISEGKYYEAFVVVRHTEIQYPQAKLLRCELDKSDQVAYILALLKNVFITDVTKLQDPNNEENIDLIQKFEEKENVVAFLEDSVSFSKLIQQAIPLVYSLLMSKQSTDVNEAIDFFTTAHSFNIETAKLGIMGMLQLVWSPDQEKRKAVEDAYRQMYLQIEGNSERTQAAATAKALVKLVLSINRGQAAALQVLLTRWLDSGHLSNTVVLIFWEMFTMKHSETTDDDSYAALSILAMVAKSKPSVATANIEVIQNVGLSGSYRKKVLSLQLLICISQTKQRYPMTSPLFEFLSGCIVDTFFKAEKFASFGTNVVNAIYALCNTPDLMCIQLLSTITERINGHVKKGGDDAMSSYPIQYISRLLIMLGHIAMQQLIYLDVTVYGELRRRNEIRDQRKADGAKTKSNLLGKKSRKTDVSFNSSSASAAGRLLRLQNQSTAGNAEDGEEIEEAGLEGAVADDADAELVRSVCDREVVCAGLLGRASSIIHNLLQGPFLLHNPEVRAAACLALGRFMLVSSTFCEENMQLLMSLLKNESSSTIRSNIVITLADLTLRFPNVVQPWTHHIYERLNDPCVEVRQCTVKMLSYLILQEMVRARGQVAGLAKCCVDSDPNTRTMARLFFKQLSQKGNALYNIIPDIISRLSDPTIGLPEDDFRTILKYVMSLIQKDRQMEALVEKLCLRFKLSNDERQWRDLAYCLSLFSYNERSIKKLIENMDCYKDKLFTKEVYHCFKTIISNTNKLAKPDLKTAVAELSDKIEENFAIREGGDDQNAVEDNGRDKMPATPKARKVQRRPRARKSSSGSDFESDNDVENVTPVKSKNSNDNNARTSARKRRPLQYQDNVSDDSEEEDEVIRKKPVEKNSVFKKPVGRATRKRK